A single Streptomyces sannanensis DNA region contains:
- a CDS encoding S8 family peptidase gives MRSISRTALGAATAVVLAVTAVAPSAAAGPQDDATGSRPIVGSETARARQADKPVTVTLVTGDKVLVSTDRSGRSAATALPREDGSVPLLETRQAGKDLYVYPEGAATALADGKVDEELFNVTGLIRQGYDDAHTDAVPLIAVYDTSVDVARAVPATPRGAERGPALKAADGVALKADKKKAADFWADITSRRTRSGSDLKKLWLDRKVEATLEKSTKQVGADLAWAAGYDGTGTRVAVLDTGADAEHPDLKGRIVASKNFTDSSNDGDVQGHGTHTISTVGGSGAASDGKKKGVAPGTELLNGKVLNDHGSGATSWIIAGMEWAVDNKADVVSMSLGNPAATDCTDPLSAAAEELAQSKDTLFVVAAGNTGPSLNSVSSPGCAPSVLTVGAVDRDDSTAPFSSRGPALISHTLKPEIAAPGVGISAAAAGGRGPYAYRSMSGTSMATPHVAGAAAIVKQRHPDWTAQQIKAALVSSAKTSIPGDARETGGGRLDVKAAIDAQVLGAPAVQGGTFNWPQSNGDRTTVEIPYTNTGDQPVTLDLALQGVTGNDGTGIRSKIARLGGKSVTVPAGATVKVPLALDPAAHLEPSQYGDITGRVLATAEGVHVSTPFSLYVQPETVTLRVKLVDRLGKPAAGPSSIDVIGTDDATGERRSNKGALEQVYHLRPGNYFLSSFVVTPDAGEGVQSADSISYLGRPQLELKKDTTVVLDARDAHRLQIRTERPTEVRSATLAFARSWDDIWRHSATLSGGREIRGYYASVEGEATDGDFEFGSYWRAAAPLISELAVVGGETLHPVTAGTGAVNLDGTGEARLVDAGTGTPAELAAAGVQDRIALVRIPDGNLSVAQKARDAKAAGAKAVLAYHSAPGRWLPSIGLLGSADVPVLAVESTEATALLDRLSGGEVTLRWKATAKSPYTYSLGFPQRGELDKDRTYRVEDDRLGRTDTTYHAMGVATDFADFVVASRPNGTGMFVGGGFDAVPVPGTRTEFFTPGDTSWAHFVNSSLPFGESMISRTRSYQAGEQDTEHWYDGVVAPVAPRDADGKPLLTAERQGNLIGFAAAMWGDNTHHAADGSFGDEGNLQLRRNGEKIGSKTYPYGVFEVPAEEATYELEQNTGKFGYPAKVWHRSNSVKTVWKFRSALDENVYSQAIPMIFPRYGLPEDGNKTLPAADGQKITLTATGHAGYTPAAVTEAKLSYSYDGGTTWTEAPVAEHDGTWSATVDHAGASGRQVTLKTELTDANGNSVTQTVVRAYDVR, from the coding sequence ATGCGCTCGATATCGCGTACGGCACTGGGGGCGGCCACCGCCGTCGTCCTGGCCGTCACCGCTGTCGCGCCGTCCGCGGCCGCCGGGCCACAGGACGACGCGACCGGCAGCAGACCGATCGTCGGCAGCGAGACGGCCCGGGCACGACAGGCGGACAAGCCCGTCACGGTCACGCTCGTCACCGGTGACAAGGTCCTGGTGAGCACCGACCGTTCCGGCCGCAGCGCCGCCACCGCACTGCCGCGCGAGGACGGCAGCGTGCCCCTGCTGGAGACCCGCCAGGCCGGCAAGGACCTCTACGTCTACCCCGAGGGTGCCGCCACGGCGCTCGCCGACGGCAAGGTCGACGAGGAACTCTTCAACGTCACCGGCCTGATCCGGCAGGGCTACGACGACGCGCACACCGACGCCGTTCCGCTGATCGCCGTCTACGACACCTCCGTCGACGTCGCCCGCGCCGTGCCCGCCACCCCGCGCGGCGCCGAGCGCGGACCGGCGCTCAAGGCGGCCGACGGTGTGGCGCTGAAGGCCGACAAGAAGAAGGCCGCCGACTTCTGGGCGGACATCACCTCCCGCCGTACGCGCTCCGGCTCCGACCTGAAGAAGCTCTGGCTGGACCGCAAGGTCGAGGCCACCCTAGAGAAGTCCACGAAGCAGGTCGGCGCCGACCTCGCCTGGGCCGCCGGCTACGACGGCACGGGCACCAGGGTCGCGGTCCTGGACACCGGCGCGGACGCCGAACACCCCGATCTCAAGGGCCGGATCGTCGCGTCCAAGAACTTCACCGACTCCTCCAACGACGGCGACGTGCAGGGCCACGGAACCCACACCATCTCCACGGTGGGCGGCTCGGGCGCGGCGAGCGACGGAAAGAAGAAGGGCGTCGCGCCGGGCACCGAGCTGCTCAACGGCAAGGTGCTCAACGACCACGGCTCCGGGGCAACTTCCTGGATCATCGCCGGTATGGAGTGGGCCGTCGACAACAAGGCCGACGTCGTCTCCATGAGCCTCGGCAACCCGGCCGCGACCGACTGCACCGACCCCCTGAGCGCCGCCGCCGAGGAACTCGCGCAGTCCAAGGACACGCTGTTCGTCGTCGCCGCCGGAAACACCGGCCCGTCCCTCAACTCCGTCTCCTCCCCGGGCTGCGCCCCCAGCGTGCTCACCGTGGGCGCCGTCGACCGTGACGACTCCACGGCGCCCTTCTCCAGCCGCGGCCCGGCCCTCATCTCGCACACCCTCAAGCCCGAGATCGCCGCCCCCGGTGTCGGCATCTCGGCCGCCGCGGCGGGCGGGCGCGGGCCGTACGCGTACCGGTCCATGTCCGGTACGTCCATGGCCACCCCGCATGTCGCGGGCGCCGCCGCCATCGTCAAGCAGCGCCACCCCGACTGGACCGCGCAGCAGATCAAGGCCGCGCTCGTCTCCTCCGCGAAGACCTCCATCCCCGGCGACGCCCGCGAGACCGGCGGCGGCCGCCTCGACGTCAAGGCGGCGATCGACGCCCAGGTCCTCGGCGCCCCCGCCGTCCAGGGCGGCACCTTCAACTGGCCGCAGAGCAACGGCGACCGCACCACCGTCGAGATCCCCTACACCAACACCGGCGACCAGCCCGTCACGCTGGACCTCGCGCTCCAGGGCGTCACCGGCAACGACGGCACCGGCATCCGCTCGAAGATCGCCCGGCTGGGCGGCAAGAGCGTCACCGTCCCGGCCGGAGCCACCGTCAAGGTGCCCCTGGCTCTCGACCCGGCCGCGCACCTGGAGCCCAGCCAGTACGGCGACATCACCGGCCGGGTGCTGGCCACCGCCGAGGGCGTCCATGTCTCCACGCCGTTCTCGCTCTACGTCCAGCCGGAGACCGTCACCCTGCGGGTCAAGCTCGTCGACCGCCTCGGCAAGCCGGCCGCCGGCCCCTCCTCGATCGACGTCATCGGTACCGACGACGCCACCGGCGAGCGCCGCTCCAACAAGGGCGCCCTGGAGCAGGTGTACCACCTGCGCCCCGGCAACTACTTCCTCTCCAGCTTCGTCGTCACCCCCGACGCGGGTGAGGGCGTGCAGTCGGCCGACTCCATCAGCTACCTGGGCCGTCCGCAGCTGGAGCTGAAGAAGGACACCACCGTCGTCCTGGACGCCCGCGACGCCCACCGGCTGCAGATCCGGACCGAACGCCCCACCGAAGTGCGCTCCGCCACCCTTGCCTTCGCCCGCTCCTGGGACGACATCTGGCGGCACTCCGCAACCCTCTCCGGCGGACGCGAGATCCGCGGCTACTACGCCTCCGTCGAGGGCGAGGCCACCGACGGTGACTTCGAGTTCGGCAGCTACTGGCGTGCGGCCGCCCCGTTGATCTCCGAGCTCGCCGTCGTCGGCGGCGAGACCCTGCACCCGGTCACCGCCGGCACCGGCGCGGTCAACCTCGACGGCACGGGTGAGGCCCGGCTCGTCGACGCCGGGACCGGAACTCCGGCCGAGCTTGCGGCCGCCGGGGTCCAGGACAGGATCGCCCTGGTCCGCATCCCCGACGGCAATCTCTCCGTCGCCCAGAAGGCCCGCGACGCCAAGGCCGCGGGCGCCAAGGCCGTCCTCGCCTACCACTCCGCCCCCGGGCGCTGGCTGCCGTCGATCGGCCTCCTGGGCAGCGCCGACGTGCCGGTACTCGCTGTCGAGTCCACCGAGGCCACCGCGTTGCTGGACCGGCTGTCCGGCGGCGAGGTCACCCTCCGCTGGAAGGCCACCGCGAAGAGCCCGTACACCTACAGCCTCGGCTTCCCCCAGAGGGGCGAGCTCGACAAGGACCGTACGTACCGGGTCGAAGACGACCGGCTCGGCCGCACGGACACGACGTACCACGCCATGGGAGTGGCCACCGACTTCGCCGACTTCGTCGTCGCTTCCCGGCCGAACGGGACGGGGATGTTCGTGGGCGGCGGGTTCGACGCCGTCCCGGTGCCCGGCACCCGCACCGAGTTCTTCACTCCCGGCGACACCTCCTGGGCGCACTTCGTCAACAGCAGTCTTCCCTTCGGCGAATCCATGATCAGCCGGACGCGGTCTTACCAGGCAGGCGAGCAAGACACGGAGCACTGGTACGACGGTGTGGTCGCCCCGGTCGCCCCGCGCGACGCCGACGGAAAGCCCCTCCTCACCGCCGAACGCCAGGGCAACCTGATCGGCTTCGCCGCCGCGATGTGGGGCGACAACACCCACCACGCCGCAGACGGGTCGTTCGGCGACGAGGGCAACCTCCAGCTGCGCCGCAACGGCGAGAAGATCGGGTCCAAGACCTACCCGTACGGGGTGTTCGAGGTCCCGGCCGAGGAGGCGACGTACGAACTCGAGCAGAACACCGGCAAGTTCGGGTACCCGGCCAAGGTCTGGCACCGGTCCAACAGCGTCAAGACCGTCTGGAAGTTCCGCTCCGCGCTCGACGAGAACGTCTACTCGCAGGCCATCCCGATGATCTTCCCCCGCTATGGACTCCCCGAGGACGGCAACAAGACCCTCCCCGCGGCGGACGGCCAGAAGATCACCCTGACCGCCACCGGCCACGCCGGCTACACCCCGGCCGCCGTGACCGAGGCCAAGCTGTCGTACTCATACGACGGCGGCACCACCTGGACCGAGGCCCCGGTCGCCGAGCACGACGGCACCTGGAGCGCCACCGTGGACCATGCGGGCGCCTCCGGCAGGCAGGTCACGCTGAAGACCGAGCTGACGGACGCCAACGGCAACTCCGTCACCCAGACCGTGGTCCGCGCCTACGACGTGCGCTGA
- a CDS encoding DUF427 domain-containing protein: MIWEPSDRWVRGTKGDVTVVDSRRPLLVWEPGRPVPLYAFPEGDVRMDLLRPAARPPAGRHSGATVFYDLQLGGEVTRNAAWSFPGELLVGYVAFEWFGRHVLDHWYEEETEIFVHPRDPHKRVDAIPSSRHVQVEIEGTVVADTRRPVLLFEAGLPTRYYIPREDVRLDLFTPTALHTRCPYKGVASEYWSWAGGGHVPPGVAWSYPDPLPAVHEIKGLVAFYNEAVDLVVDGERRERPVTHFSGMLNRTTS, translated from the coding sequence ATCATCTGGGAGCCGAGCGACCGCTGGGTACGCGGCACGAAGGGAGACGTCACCGTCGTCGACAGCCGACGGCCGCTGCTCGTGTGGGAGCCCGGCCGGCCGGTGCCGCTCTACGCCTTCCCGGAGGGCGACGTCCGCATGGACCTGCTGCGTCCGGCGGCGCGGCCCCCGGCGGGGCGTCACTCGGGGGCGACGGTCTTCTACGACCTCCAGCTCGGCGGTGAGGTCACCAGGAACGCGGCCTGGTCCTTCCCCGGCGAGCTGCTGGTCGGGTACGTGGCCTTCGAATGGTTCGGCCGGCATGTCCTCGACCACTGGTACGAGGAGGAGACGGAGATCTTCGTCCACCCGCGTGACCCGCACAAACGGGTCGACGCGATCCCCAGCAGCCGGCACGTCCAGGTCGAGATCGAGGGCACGGTCGTCGCCGACACCCGCAGGCCGGTGCTCCTCTTCGAGGCGGGCCTCCCGACGCGCTACTACATCCCGCGCGAGGACGTCCGGCTCGACCTCTTCACCCCCACCGCCCTCCACACCCGATGCCCGTACAAGGGTGTGGCGTCGGAGTACTGGTCCTGGGCGGGCGGCGGCCACGTACCGCCGGGCGTCGCCTGGAGCTATCCCGATCCCCTCCCGGCCGTGCATGAGATCAAGGGCCTGGTCGCCTTCTACAACGAGGCCGTCGACCTTGTCGTGGACGGAGAGCGGCGGGAACGTCCGGTCACCCACTTCAGCGGGATGCTCAACCGAACAACGTCCTAG
- a CDS encoding FitA-like ribbon-helix-helix domain-containing protein, giving the protein MTALTIRDVPDDILTAVKVHAAQAGKSLQAYTLELLARDAAHPLAIGHPGETRGQRAVRRARGTATNPETRGMSTDEIMELLRGD; this is encoded by the coding sequence ATGACAGCACTCACCATCCGCGACGTACCGGACGACATCCTGACCGCCGTCAAGGTCCACGCCGCACAAGCCGGAAAATCCCTCCAGGCATACACCCTGGAACTCCTCGCCCGTGATGCCGCTCACCCCCTGGCCATCGGTCACCCCGGCGAGACACGTGGTCAGCGTGCCGTCCGCAGGGCGCGGGGAACCGCTACCAACCCCGAAACACGAGGCATGTCCACCGACGAGATCATGGAGCTGTTGCGGGGTGACTAG
- a CDS encoding ribonucleotide-diphosphate reductase subunit beta → MRYPDFYERYRDAIKNTWTVEEVDLHSDVADLAKLTPGEQHLIGRLVAFFATGDSIVANNLVLTLYKHINSPEARLYLSRQLFEEAVHVQFYLTLLDTYLPDPEDRAAAFAAVENIPSIREKAQFCFKWMAALDGEEGVEKIDRLETKADRRRFLLNLICFAACIEGLFFYGAFAYVYWFRSRGLLHGLATGTNWVFRDESAHMAFAFEVIDTVRKEEPDLFDDELQQQVVDMLKEAVEAELQFGRDLCGDGLPGMNTESMREYLECVADQRLVRLGFAPVYGSQNPFSFMELQGVQELTNFFERRPSAYQVAVEGSVGFDEDF, encoded by the coding sequence ATGCGCTACCCGGACTTCTACGAGCGCTACCGGGACGCCATCAAGAACACCTGGACGGTGGAGGAGGTCGACCTCCACTCCGACGTGGCCGACCTCGCCAAGCTCACCCCGGGCGAGCAGCACCTGATCGGCCGCCTGGTCGCGTTCTTCGCGACGGGCGACTCGATCGTGGCGAACAACCTGGTGCTGACCCTCTACAAGCACATCAACTCCCCCGAGGCCCGGCTCTACCTCTCGCGCCAGCTCTTCGAGGAGGCCGTGCACGTCCAGTTCTATCTGACCCTGCTGGACACCTACCTCCCCGACCCGGAGGACCGCGCGGCGGCGTTCGCCGCCGTCGAGAACATCCCGTCCATCCGGGAGAAGGCCCAGTTCTGCTTCAAGTGGATGGCTGCGTTGGACGGAGAAGAGGGGGTCGAAAAGATCGACCGCCTGGAGACCAAGGCCGACCGCCGCCGCTTCCTGCTGAACCTGATCTGCTTCGCGGCCTGCATCGAGGGCCTGTTCTTCTACGGCGCCTTCGCGTACGTGTACTGGTTCCGCTCGCGCGGTCTGCTGCACGGTCTGGCCACGGGGACGAACTGGGTATTTCGAGATGAAAGTGCCCACATGGCCTTCGCTTTCGAAGTCATCGACACCGTCCGAAAGGAAGAGCCGGACCTCTTCGACGACGAACTCCAGCAGCAGGTCGTCGACATGCTGAAGGAGGCGGTCGAGGCCGAGCTGCAGTTCGGCCGCGACCTGTGCGGTGACGGCCTGCCCGGCATGAACACCGAGTCGATGCGCGAGTACCTGGAGTGCGTCGCCGACCAGCGCCTGGTCCGCCTGGGCTTCGCCCCGGTGTACGGCTCCCAGAACCCGTTCTCCTTCATGGAGCTGCAGGGCGTCCAGGAGCTGACCAACTTCTTCGAGCGCCGCCCGTCCGCGTACCAGGTCGCGGTCGAGGGCTCGGTCGGCTTCGACGAGGACTTCTGA
- a CDS encoding ribonucleoside-diphosphate reductase subunit alpha, with protein MTIAPADPATATENDGPGTALLRTLTDLTSDLPDTDPGRVAAAALRGRHAGSDTAELRGLATEAAAGLISEDPAYSKLAARLLTITIAEEAASQGVRSFSESVGVGHREGLIADRTAEFVRIHADRLDAIIDPAADDRFGYFGLRTLYSRYLLRHPITRQVIETPQHFMLRVASGLAEDTASDSRTGVRSLDEVAALYGLMSRLEYLPSSPTLFNSGTRHPQMSSCYLLDSPLDELDSIYDRYHQVARLSKHAGGIGLSYSRIRSRGSLIRGTNGHSNGIVPFLKTLDASVAAVNQGGRRKGAAAVYLETWHSDIEEFLELRDNTGEDARRTHNLNLAHWIPDEFMRRVEADTEWSLFSPADVPELVDLWGDEFDAAYRKAEEAGLARKTIPARDLYGRMMRTLAQTGNGWMTFKDASNRTANQTAEPGHVVHSSNLCTEILEVTNDGETAVCNLGSVNLGAFVLPTGEMDWERLDATVRTAVTFLDRVVDINFYPTEQAGRSNAEWRPVGLGAMGLQDVFFKMRLPFDSAEAKALSTRIAERIMLAAYEASADLAERPQAPSTGSGAGGTPIGPLPAWDKTRTARGVLHPDHYDVELNWPERWEALRARIASVGMRNSLLLAIAPTATIASIAGVYECIEPQVSNLFKRETLSGEFLQVNSYLVEELKQLGVWDAQTREALRDSNGSVAGFKWVPADVRALYRTAWEIPQRGLIDMAAARTPFLDQSQSLNLFLETPTIGKLSSMYAYAWKQGLKTTYYLRSRPATRIARAAGAPAATIPVQQATPDADAIACSLENPESCEACQ; from the coding sequence GTGACCATCGCGCCCGCCGACCCGGCAACGGCGACGGAGAACGACGGCCCCGGGACCGCGCTGCTGCGCACCCTGACCGACCTCACCTCCGACCTGCCCGACACCGACCCCGGGCGGGTCGCCGCCGCCGCGCTGCGCGGCCGGCACGCGGGCTCGGACACGGCCGAACTCCGCGGGCTCGCCACCGAGGCCGCCGCGGGGCTGATCTCCGAGGACCCGGCGTACTCCAAGCTCGCCGCCCGGCTGCTGACCATCACCATCGCCGAGGAGGCCGCCTCGCAGGGGGTGCGCTCCTTCTCCGAGTCGGTCGGGGTCGGCCACCGTGAGGGCCTGATCGCGGACCGTACGGCCGAGTTCGTACGCATCCACGCGGACCGGCTCGACGCGATCATCGACCCGGCCGCCGACGACCGCTTCGGCTACTTCGGGCTGCGCACCCTCTACAGCCGCTACCTCCTCCGCCACCCGATCACCCGCCAGGTCATCGAGACCCCGCAGCACTTCATGCTGCGCGTCGCCTCCGGCCTCGCCGAGGACACTGCGTCCGATTCAAGGACGGGCGTCCGCTCGCTGGACGAGGTCGCCGCGCTGTACGGCCTGATGAGCCGCCTCGAATACCTTCCCTCCTCGCCGACGCTCTTCAACTCCGGCACCCGGCACCCGCAGATGTCCTCCTGCTATCTGCTGGACTCCCCGCTCGACGAGCTCGACTCGATCTACGACCGCTACCACCAGGTCGCCCGGCTCTCCAAGCACGCCGGCGGCATCGGGCTGTCCTACTCCCGCATCCGCTCGCGCGGTTCGCTGATCCGCGGCACCAACGGCCACTCCAACGGCATCGTGCCGTTCCTGAAGACCCTCGACGCCTCCGTCGCCGCGGTCAACCAGGGCGGCCGCCGCAAGGGCGCCGCCGCCGTCTACCTGGAGACCTGGCACTCCGACATCGAGGAATTCCTCGAGCTGCGCGACAACACCGGCGAGGACGCCCGCCGCACCCACAACCTCAACCTCGCTCACTGGATCCCCGACGAGTTCATGCGCCGCGTCGAGGCGGACACCGAGTGGTCGCTGTTCTCCCCCGCCGACGTCCCCGAGCTGGTCGACCTGTGGGGCGACGAGTTCGACGCCGCGTACCGCAAGGCCGAGGAGGCGGGCCTGGCCCGCAAGACCATCCCGGCCCGCGACCTGTACGGCCGCATGATGCGCACCCTCGCGCAGACCGGCAACGGCTGGATGACCTTCAAGGACGCTTCCAACCGGACCGCCAACCAGACCGCCGAGCCCGGCCACGTCGTCCACTCCTCGAACCTGTGCACCGAGATCCTCGAGGTGACGAACGACGGCGAGACCGCGGTCTGCAACCTGGGCTCGGTCAACCTCGGCGCGTTCGTCCTGCCGACGGGCGAGATGGACTGGGAGCGCCTCGACGCCACCGTTCGTACCGCCGTGACCTTCCTCGACCGCGTCGTCGACATCAACTTCTACCCGACCGAGCAGGCCGGCCGCTCCAACGCCGAGTGGCGCCCCGTGGGCCTCGGCGCGATGGGCCTCCAGGACGTCTTCTTCAAGATGCGCCTGCCCTTCGACTCGGCCGAGGCCAAGGCCCTGTCCACGAGGATCGCCGAGCGGATCATGCTGGCCGCGTACGAGGCCTCCGCGGACCTCGCCGAACGCCCCCAAGCGCCTTCGACAGGCTCCGGTGCAGGGGGGACCCCCATCGGCCCGCTCCCGGCATGGGACAAGACCCGCACCGCGCGCGGTGTCCTGCACCCCGACCACTACGACGTCGAGCTCAACTGGCCCGAGCGCTGGGAGGCCCTGCGCGCCCGTATCGCCTCCGTCGGCATGCGCAACTCGCTGCTCCTCGCCATCGCCCCGACCGCGACCATCGCGTCCATCGCCGGTGTGTACGAGTGCATCGAGCCGCAGGTCTCCAACCTCTTCAAGCGCGAGACGCTGTCGGGCGAGTTCCTCCAGGTCAACTCCTACCTGGTGGAGGAGCTGAAGCAGCTCGGCGTCTGGGACGCCCAGACCCGCGAGGCCCTGCGCGACTCCAACGGCTCGGTCGCCGGCTTCAAGTGGGTCCCGGCCGATGTGCGCGCCCTGTACCGCACGGCCTGGGAGATCCCGCAGCGCGGCCTGATCGACATGGCGGCGGCCCGTACGCCGTTCCTCGACCAGAGCCAGTCGCTGAACCTGTTCCTGGAGACGCCCACCATCGGCAAGCTCAGCTCGATGTACGCGTACGCCTGGAAGCAGGGTCTGAAGACGACGTACTACCTGCGCTCCCGCCCGGCCACCCGAATCGCCCGCGCGGCCGGCGCGCCCGCCGCCACCATCCCCGTGCAGCAGGCCACCCCCGACGCGGACGCGATCGCCTGCTCCCTTGAGAACCCCGAGTCCTGCGAGGCCTGCCAGTGA
- a CDS encoding type II toxin-antitoxin system VapC family toxin, with protein sequence MTRTLVDSSVLLDMLHDDPKWAEWSVERIADAIDGDGIVVNPLVYAEVSIQYARIEDMDAALPPEDFQREGLPWEAGFLAGKAFLKHRKVGGQKTAPLPDFYIGAHAAVKGYKLLTRNKKDFRSYFPTLDIIAPD encoded by the coding sequence GTGACTAGGACTCTCGTGGACTCCAGCGTCCTGCTCGACATGTTGCACGACGACCCGAAGTGGGCCGAGTGGTCCGTAGAGAGGATCGCCGACGCCATCGACGGCGACGGCATCGTCGTCAACCCACTCGTCTACGCCGAGGTGTCGATCCAGTACGCGCGCATCGAGGACATGGACGCCGCGCTTCCCCCCGAGGACTTCCAAAGGGAAGGTCTGCCATGGGAAGCCGGGTTCCTCGCGGGCAAAGCGTTCCTCAAGCACAGGAAGGTCGGCGGACAGAAAACCGCGCCCCTGCCCGACTTCTACATCGGAGCCCACGCGGCCGTGAAGGGCTACAAGCTCCTCACCCGCAACAAAAAGGACTTCCGCTCCTACTTCCCCACGCTGGACATCATCGCCCCCGACTGA
- a CDS encoding TlpA disulfide reductase family protein → MTARLTSLVPSRHWRTNHPLRLVAVPTAAVLVLAACSTGGSDGSGGAESVTRPGSVVTKADRQAAPRLAGETLDGRQLDVSDFRGKVVVLNFWASHCGPCRLEAPHFTKVAKETKAKGVEFVGINTRNTSRTDAVNFERDFGVAYPSLYDPDGKLMLRFPRGSLNPQAIPSTIVIDREGRIAARYLGPLSDSGLREMVTAVAAEQ, encoded by the coding sequence ATGACGGCCAGGCTCACGTCCCTTGTCCCGTCGAGGCATTGGCGCACAAACCACCCTCTGCGACTCGTCGCGGTCCCGACGGCAGCCGTACTCGTGCTGGCGGCCTGCAGCACCGGCGGCAGCGATGGCTCCGGCGGTGCCGAGTCCGTGACCCGCCCGGGCAGTGTTGTCACGAAGGCGGACCGACAGGCCGCACCCCGGCTCGCCGGCGAGACCCTGGACGGCAGGCAGCTGGACGTATCCGACTTCAGGGGCAAGGTCGTCGTACTCAACTTCTGGGCCTCGCACTGCGGGCCGTGCAGGCTCGAAGCACCTCACTTCACGAAGGTGGCAAAGGAGACCAAGGCCAAGGGCGTGGAGTTCGTCGGGATCAACACGCGCAACACCTCCAGAACTGATGCGGTCAACTTCGAGCGGGATTTCGGTGTCGCTTACCCGAGCCTCTACGACCCGGACGGGAAACTCATGCTCCGCTTCCCCAGGGGAAGTCTGAACCCGCAGGCCATCCCGTCGACGATCGTGATCGATCGCGAGGGGAGGATCGCGGCCCGGTACCTGGGGCCCCTGAGCGACAGCGGGCTACGAGAGATGGTCACCGCGGTGGCCGCGGAGCAATGA
- the mctP gene encoding monocarboxylate uptake permease MctP translates to MKDGVNGVALGVFVFFFLAVTVMGFLAARWRKPENEHSLDEWGLGGRSFGTWITWFLLGGDLYTAYTFVAVPAAIYAAGAAGFFAVPYTILVYPLIFTFLPRLWSVSHRHGYVTTSDFVRGRFGSKGLSLAVAITGILATMPYIALQLVGIQAVLDVMGVGGGENTNWFVKDLPLLIAFGVLAAYTYSSGLRAPALIAFVKDTLIYIVIAVAIIYIPIKLGGFDDVFAKAHEAFAQTNPATGKPRGTLAPGEAGQWAYATLALGSALALFMYPHSITATLSSRSRDVIRRNTTILPLYSLMLGLLALLGFMAVAAGVKVQNGQLAIPQLFENMFPDWFAGVAFAAIGIGALVPAAIMSIAAANLFTRNIYKDFLKPDATPEQETKVSKLVSLLVKVGALVFVLTMDKTVAINFQLLGGIWILQTFPSLVGGLFTRWFHRWALLAGWAVGMIYGTWTAYGVASPTQKHFGGSADVIPGIGEIGYIGLTAFGLNVAVVVVLTLILRATKAPEGVDETSPSDYTADAGGPGVATELPKAGVPAGR, encoded by the coding sequence GTGAAGGACGGTGTGAACGGCGTCGCCCTTGGTGTCTTCGTCTTCTTCTTCCTCGCCGTCACGGTCATGGGCTTCCTGGCCGCACGCTGGCGCAAGCCCGAGAACGAGCACAGCCTCGACGAATGGGGCCTCGGCGGCCGCTCCTTCGGCACCTGGATCACCTGGTTCCTGCTCGGCGGCGACCTCTACACCGCGTACACCTTCGTCGCCGTCCCGGCGGCGATCTACGCGGCGGGCGCGGCCGGCTTCTTCGCGGTGCCGTACACGATCCTGGTCTACCCGCTGATCTTCACCTTCCTGCCGCGCCTGTGGTCGGTCTCGCACAGGCACGGGTACGTCACCACCTCGGACTTCGTCCGTGGCCGCTTCGGCTCCAAGGGCCTGTCGCTGGCCGTCGCGATCACCGGAATCCTCGCCACCATGCCGTACATCGCGCTCCAGCTCGTCGGCATCCAGGCGGTGCTGGACGTCATGGGCGTCGGTGGCGGCGAGAACACGAACTGGTTCGTCAAGGACCTGCCGCTGCTCATCGCCTTCGGCGTACTGGCCGCGTACACGTACTCGTCGGGGCTGCGGGCACCCGCGCTGATCGCCTTCGTCAAGGACACGCTGATCTACATCGTCATCGCGGTGGCGATCATCTACATCCCGATCAAGCTCGGCGGCTTCGACGACGTCTTCGCCAAGGCGCATGAGGCCTTCGCCCAGACCAACCCGGCGACCGGCAAGCCCCGCGGCACCCTCGCGCCCGGAGAGGCCGGCCAGTGGGCGTACGCCACGCTCGCGCTCGGCTCGGCGCTGGCGCTCTTCATGTACCCGCACTCGATCACGGCGACGCTGTCCTCGCGCAGCCGCGACGTGATCCGGCGCAACACCACGATCCTGCCGCTGTACTCCCTGATGCTGGGCCTGCTCGCCCTGCTCGGCTTCATGGCCGTCGCGGCCGGTGTGAAGGTGCAGAACGGCCAGCTGGCGATCCCCCAGCTCTTCGAGAACATGTTCCCCGACTGGTTCGCGGGTGTGGCCTTCGCCGCCATCGGCATCGGCGCGCTGGTGCCCGCGGCCATCATGTCCATCGCCGCGGCCAACCTGTTCACACGGAACATCTACAAGGACTTCCTGAAGCCGGACGCCACTCCGGAACAGGAGACCAAGGTCTCCAAGCTCGTCTCGCTGCTGGTGAAGGTGGGCGCGCTGGTCTTCGTCCTCACGATGGACAAGACGGTGGCCATCAACTTCCAACTGCTGGGCGGCATCTGGATCCTGCAGACCTTCCCGTCCCTGGTCGGCGGCCTCTTCACCCGCTGGTTCCACCGCTGGGCCCTCCTCGCCGGCTGGGCGGTCGGCATGATCTACGGCACCTGGACCGCGTACGGAGTCGCGAGCCCCACGCAGAAGCACTTCGGCGGCTCCGCCGACGTCATCCCCGGCATCGGCGAGATCGGCTACATCGGTCTCACGGCCTTCGGACTGAACGTGGCAGTGGTCGTGGTCCTCACACTGATCCTGCGGGCGACGAAGGCGCCGGAGGGCGTGGACGAGACGTCGCCGTCGGACTACACCGCAGACGCGGGCGGGCCGGGCGTGGCGACGGAGCTCCCGAAGGCGGGAGTCCCTGCAGGCCGCTGA